A single window of Oerskovia paurometabola DNA harbors:
- a CDS encoding GuaB3 family IMP dehydrogenase-related protein: MSNEIEIGRGKRGRRAFSFDDIAVVPSRRTRDPEDVSVGWQIDAYHFDLPILAAPMDSVMSPATAVALGNAGGLGVLDLEGLWTRYENPEPILAEIATLDAPSATRRMQEVYAEPIKAELITQRLKEVRESGVTVAGALSPQRTQEFYKTVVDAGVDLFVIRGTTVSAEHVSGNAEPLNLKRFIYELDVPVIVGGASTYTAALHLMRTGAAGVLVGFGGGAAHTTRVSLGIHAPMATAVADVAAARRDYLDESGGRYVHVIADGGVGHSGDLVKAVACGADAVMLGAALARATEAPGKGWHWGSEAHHPQLPRGERVSVGTAGTLDEILFGPGRQADGTLNLVGALKRAMATTGYSDLKEFQRVEVVVSPYQPR, translated from the coding sequence GTGAGCAACGAGATCGAGATCGGTCGTGGCAAGCGCGGACGGCGCGCCTTCTCCTTCGACGACATCGCCGTGGTCCCCTCCCGGCGTACGCGTGACCCGGAGGACGTGTCGGTGGGGTGGCAGATCGACGCCTACCACTTCGACCTGCCGATCCTGGCGGCCCCCATGGACTCCGTCATGAGCCCGGCGACCGCGGTCGCCCTGGGCAACGCGGGCGGCCTGGGCGTGCTGGACCTCGAGGGCCTGTGGACGCGGTACGAGAACCCGGAGCCGATCCTCGCGGAGATCGCGACGCTCGACGCCCCGAGCGCGACGCGCCGCATGCAGGAGGTGTACGCCGAGCCGATCAAGGCCGAGCTGATCACCCAGCGCCTCAAGGAGGTCCGGGAGTCGGGCGTCACGGTCGCGGGAGCCCTGTCGCCGCAGCGCACGCAGGAGTTCTACAAGACGGTCGTCGACGCCGGCGTGGACCTGTTCGTCATCCGTGGCACCACGGTCTCCGCAGAGCACGTCTCGGGCAACGCCGAGCCGCTCAACCTCAAGCGCTTCATCTACGAGCTCGACGTCCCGGTCATCGTCGGTGGCGCGTCGACCTACACCGCGGCCCTGCACCTCATGCGCACCGGAGCGGCCGGAGTCCTCGTGGGCTTCGGCGGCGGCGCGGCGCACACGACGCGTGTCAGCCTCGGTATCCACGCGCCCATGGCGACGGCCGTCGCGGACGTCGCGGCCGCGCGTCGGGACTACCTCGACGAGTCGGGCGGCCGCTACGTGCACGTCATCGCCGACGGTGGCGTGGGGCACTCCGGCGACCTGGTCAAGGCCGTCGCGTGCGGCGCCGACGCCGTGATGCTCGGTGCTGCCCTGGCGCGCGCGACCGAGGCTCCGGGCAAGGGCTGGCACTGGGGCTCGGAGGCCCACCACCCGCAGCTTCCTCGCGGCGAGCGCGTGAGCGTCGGCACGGCCGGCACGCTCGACGAGATCCTGTTCGGCCCGGGCCGCCAGGCCGACGGCACGCTCAACCTCGTGGGTGCTCTCAAGCGCGCCATGGCCACGACGGGCTACTCGGACCTCAAGGAGTTCCAGCGCGTCGAGGTCGTCGTCTCGCCGTACCAGCCGCGCTGA
- a CDS encoding GNAT family acetyltransferase yields the protein MAPGRIRDGVGLTNALGAGAPAAVPDAAAPQSLTVGGVAFHEITDDDVEQVVALWEACGLARPWNDPRLDVADVRTAPSSTILVARTGAPGAPGAPGREAGAVVATAMAGFDGHRGWIYYVAVAPDLQGTGLGRDAVVAAEAWLAAQGVRKVRLMVRSTNTQVLGFYERLGYADTECTVLGRDLV from the coding sequence ATGGCCCCGGGCCGCATCCGCGACGGGGTCGGGCTGACGAACGCCCTCGGCGCGGGCGCGCCCGCAGCCGTGCCCGACGCCGCCGCACCGCAGTCGCTGACCGTCGGCGGCGTCGCCTTCCACGAGATCACGGACGACGACGTCGAGCAGGTCGTCGCCCTCTGGGAGGCCTGCGGCCTCGCACGCCCGTGGAACGACCCGCGCCTCGACGTGGCGGACGTCCGGACCGCTCCCTCCTCGACGATCCTCGTCGCGCGCACGGGCGCCCCGGGTGCCCCAGGCGCTCCGGGGCGCGAGGCGGGCGCGGTCGTCGCGACGGCCATGGCCGGGTTCGACGGGCACCGCGGCTGGATCTACTACGTCGCGGTGGCGCCCGACCTGCAGGGCACGGGGCTCGGTCGCGACGCGGTCGTCGCCGCGGAGGCCTGGCTCGCGGCGCAGGGCGTGCGCAAGGTGCGCCTCATGGTGCGCTCGACCAACACGCAGGTCCTGGGCTTCTACGAGCGGCTCGGGTACGCCGACACCGAGTGCACGGTCCTCGGCCGCGACCTCGTCTGA
- a CDS encoding SDR family NAD(P)-dependent oxidoreductase — MSTSTIPNRFSGATVVVTGAGSGIGKATATRLLAEGARVIASDLDADRLAALVAESGEAPLLTIVGDVSDDAVIASIVEAGEGRITGLVNNAGIMDSFVPTAEIDDALWERVMRINVTAPMKLMRAVLPAMVEAGHGRIVNVASEASVRAGASGTPYATSKHAVVGLTKSTALFYGPAGVRVNAVAPGAVATNIEAPFRSELGAKRLGPIMQATVPEPATAEQLAASITWLLSEDSANVNGVLLMSDGGWSTI, encoded by the coding sequence ATGAGCACGTCGACCATCCCGAACCGATTCTCCGGCGCGACCGTCGTCGTCACCGGCGCAGGCTCCGGCATCGGCAAGGCCACCGCGACCAGGCTCCTCGCCGAGGGTGCACGCGTCATCGCGAGCGACCTCGACGCCGACCGCCTCGCCGCACTCGTCGCCGAGAGCGGCGAAGCCCCCCTCCTGACCATCGTGGGCGACGTGTCCGACGACGCCGTGATCGCCAGCATCGTCGAGGCCGGCGAGGGGCGCATCACGGGCCTCGTCAACAACGCCGGGATCATGGACTCGTTCGTCCCCACGGCCGAGATCGACGACGCCCTGTGGGAGCGCGTCATGCGCATCAACGTGACCGCGCCCATGAAGCTCATGCGCGCCGTGCTGCCCGCGATGGTCGAGGCCGGCCACGGCCGGATCGTCAACGTCGCGAGCGAGGCCAGCGTGCGCGCGGGCGCCTCGGGCACCCCGTACGCGACGTCGAAGCACGCGGTCGTGGGCCTGACCAAGAGCACCGCGCTCTTCTACGGCCCCGCAGGAGTGCGCGTCAACGCCGTGGCGCCGGGCGCCGTCGCGACCAACATCGAGGCACCCTTCCGCTCCGAGCTCGGCGCCAAGCGCCTCGGGCCGATCATGCAGGCGACCGTGCCCGAGCCCGCGACCGCCGAGCAGCTCGCGGCCTCGATCACCTGGCTGCTCTCCGAGGACTCGGCCAACGTGAACGGCGTGCTCCTCATGTCGGACGGCGGCTGGTCGACCATCTGA
- a CDS encoding TetR family transcriptional regulator, with translation MSQTPARRGRPATVDPARVAATALRLFTERGFGNVTMDDVASACGVGRRTLFRLFPSKAAMVWGGSGEARDAIADVLGASSPASLAEALDVVRAAFVASSTFPDDALEVTRQRLRLIGSDDELLAWGTSRIGTSAALVESFLTRAEGGPEPSLRARSLAAACSAANFAALVWWAEAAAERDPAQVVDDALAHLLDGARTWATQG, from the coding sequence ATGTCGCAGACACCCGCACGCCGCGGCCGACCTGCCACGGTCGACCCGGCGCGCGTCGCCGCCACGGCTCTACGCCTGTTCACCGAGCGGGGCTTCGGCAACGTCACGATGGACGACGTCGCGAGCGCGTGCGGCGTCGGTCGGCGGACCCTCTTCCGCCTCTTCCCGTCGAAGGCCGCGATGGTCTGGGGCGGCTCGGGGGAGGCGCGCGACGCGATCGCCGACGTGCTCGGCGCGAGCAGCCCGGCGAGCCTGGCCGAGGCGCTCGACGTGGTGCGCGCCGCGTTCGTCGCGTCCTCGACCTTCCCCGACGACGCGCTCGAGGTCACGCGCCAACGGCTGCGGCTCATCGGGTCGGACGACGAGCTGCTCGCCTGGGGAACCTCGCGCATCGGCACGTCGGCCGCGCTCGTCGAGTCGTTCCTGACCCGCGCCGAGGGCGGGCCCGAGCCGTCGCTGCGCGCCCGGTCGCTCGCCGCGGCGTGCTCGGCGGCCAACTTCGCCGCGCTCGTCTGGTGGGCCGAGGCCGCCGCCGAGCGGGACCCGGCACAGGTCGTCGACGACGCCCTCGCCCACCTGCTCGACGGTGCGCGTACCTGGGCGACGCAGGGCTGA